Proteins from a genomic interval of Benincasa hispida cultivar B227 chromosome 7, ASM972705v1, whole genome shotgun sequence:
- the LOC120082245 gene encoding UDP-glycosyltransferase 89A2-like, with protein MSSSPPPSTIRRHLLVFPFPAQGHMLPLLDLTHHLASHGGFTITILVTPQNLPILQPLLSAHSSDSIRTLVLPLPDHPKLPHGVENVKDIGNHGNIPIMLALRQLHDSIIEWFNSHSSPPNAIISDLFLGWTQSLADHLQIPRIVFYSSGAFPVNVMDYCWIHTKTTNLRSSITIPNIPNSPSFEREHWSLMSLKYQDSDPDWVLLRDDAMANANSWVSVLNTFENLEHEYLEHLRKKKGEGRVFGVGPLNIIENKNGRNPIRESSSEILKWLDRCPDDSVVYVCFGSQKKLNRQQVEALASGLEKSGTRFMWVVQTIHQTDGGTDGIPIGFEDRVSDRGILVKGWAPQVAILNHRAVGVFLSHCGWNSMLESIVGGVMILGWPMEADQFVNARLLVEELGVAVRVCEGTSSVPESDELGKVIAEAMSGDSPEKMKAKALEREAVEAVRSNGSSWKDMQDLVNKLIQLPLN; from the coding sequence ATGTCATCTTCACCGCCGCCGTCGACAATCCGCCGCCACCTGCTGGTTTTTCCTTTCCCAGCTCAAGGCCATATGCTCCCACTTCTCGATCTCACCCATCATTTAGCCTCTCATGGCGGCTTCACCATCACCATTTTAGTTACCCCCCAAAACCTCCCCATCCTTCAGCCCCTTCTTTCCGCCCACTCCTCCGACTCTATTCGCACTCTGGTTCTTCCCTTACCCGATCATCCCAAATTGCCCCATGGCGTCGAAAACGTCAAAGATATCGGAAACCATGGCAACATCCCCATCATGTTGGCTCTCCGCCAGCTCCACGACTCCATTATTGAGTGGTTCAACTCCCACTCTTCGCCTCCCAACGCCATCATTTCCGATCTCTTCCTCGGTTGGACCCAATCCCTCGCCGACCATCTTCAAATTCCCAGGATAGTTTTCTACAGCTCTGGTGCCTTCCCCGTTAATGTCATGGATTACTGCTGGATTCACACAAAAACAACTAATCTTCGTTCTTCTATTACGATTCCTAACATACCCAACTCACCCTCCTTTGAAAGAGAGCATTGGTCGCTCATGTCCCTGAAATACCAGGATTCAGATCCTGATTGGGTTCTATTGAGGGACGACGCCATGGCTAACGCTAACAGTTGGGTTAGTGTTCTCAATACCTTCGAGAATTTGGAGCATGAGTATTTGGAGCATTTGAGGAAGAAAAAGGGGGAAGGGCGCGTATTTGGAGTTGGACCGCTGAATATCATCGAGAACAAAAATGGGCGTAACCCAATTCGAGAGTCGAGTTCAGAGATTCTTAAATGGCTTGATAGATGTCCTGATGATTCGGTGGTTTACGTTTGTTTTGGGAGTCAAAAGAAACTGAATCGTCAGCAAGTGGAAGCACTCGCTTCTGGGCTTGAGAAAAGCGGGACTCGATTCATGTGGGTGGTTCAAACAATTCATCAAACAGATGGCGGGACAGACGGAATACCAATTGGGTTTGAGGATCGTGTGTCAGATCGTGGAATTTTGGTGAAGGGATGGGCGCCTCAAGTGGCGATACTGAACCACCGGGCGGTTGGGGTGTTTCTGAGTCACTGTGGGTGGAACTCAATGCTTGAGAGCATAGTGGGCGGAGTAATGATACTTGGTTGGCCCATGGAAGCGGACCAGTTTGTCAACGCGAGGCTATTGGTAGAAGAGTTGGGAGTAGCGGTGCGTGTTTGCGAGGGGACGAGCTCAGTGCCTGAATCGGACGAGTTGGGGAAGGTAATCGCCGAGGCTATGAGCGGAGATTCGCCGGAGAAGATGAAAGCGAAAGCGCTGGAAAGAGAGGCGGTGGAAGCAGTGAGGAGCAATGGGAGTTCATGGAAGGACATGCAAGACTTGGTCAATAAGCTGATCCAACTCCCATTAAACTAA